A region of the Polaribacter sp. L3A8 genome:
GTCTTACTCTCAGTTTATGGGTAAAGTGAAAGCTAACCAAATCGAATTAAACCGTAAGGTTTTAGCAGATTTAGCTGTTAACAACCCAGACGCTTTTAAGGCAGTTGTAGAAAAAATTAAATAAATAATAATACTTGCTTATATTTAAAAACCCAAACATAAAGTTTGGGTTTTTTTTTTATAAATTTACGCACGTAAAAAAAAACTAACAATGAAATCATTTTTAATAGCTTTATTATTACTAGTATCTACTTTATCTTTTGCACAAGAAAATGCAGATGAAGTACAAGAAAACAATTCTATTCAAGGTCAATTTGATAAAATTTACAGAGTATCAACCACTTATCAAGTATATAAAGTAATCAGCAAAGACAGTTATCAACGTTTAAAATCTAATGTTTTAGACTCTCTTAAATCTTCAAAAAAAATAATTTCTAAAAAAAATAATTTATTAAAGGCTGAAAAGGAAAATATTGAAAAAAACAAAAACCTTTTGGCTAAAACTAAATTAGACTTAGATGCTGCTTTAATTAAAGAACACTCTATTTCTATTATGGGCATGCAATTAAGTAAAACAACCTACAACCTTGTACTTTGGAGCCTTATAATACTATTAGTTTTAGGTTTATCATATTATATATTTAAGTTTTCGAAAAGTAATGTTTTAACCAAGGAAGCAAAAGATAATTTAGCCGAAATTGAACAAGAATTTGAAAAACACAGAAAGAATACTTTAGAAAAAGAACAAAAACTGCGAAGACAGTTGCAAGATGAAATTAATAAACAGAGAAACAGTTAATTTCTGTTTATTAAGGATTAATATATAAACACATACTTTAAATTCTACTAATAAATACACAGTGAAAACACAAGATTGCATATTTATATTAAGGGTTTGACAATAATAAAGGTTTCTAAATAAAATCTCTTACTTTCTTTGGTAATTTAAATAGTATTTTCTTATCTTTTGATTCTAAAATTAACTAACCATATTTAATTACTTAAATTTTATGAAAGCCCTTTTTTATACTAGAGAATTTCCTCCTTACGTATATGGTGGAGCTGGTGTTCATGTAGAATATCTTGCAACAGAATTAGCTAAACTTATGCATGTTGATGTAAGGTGTTTTGGAGACCAAAATGACACTGTCAACAATCCCACTGTAAAAGGTTTTCCTTACGAAAATCCAATTTTTGATAATTCTGATGACAAGCTTAAAGCTATCTTTCAAACTTTAAGTACAGGCCTTCATATGAACGCAGAACCTATAGATGCAGATGTAATACATTGTCATACTTGGTACTCACATTTTGCAGGAATCGTTGCAAAACTTTGCTATGGCATACCTTTAGTAATTACCACACACTCCCTAGAACCCTTAAGACCCTGGAAAAGGGAGCAACTAGGGCGTGGATACGATGCTTCTTCTTGGATAGAAAAAACAGCTATTGAAATGGCTGATGCATTAATTGCTGTTTCTAAAGAAACAAAAGAAGATGTTCTAAAGCATTTTAACGTAGATGAAAGTAAAATTAAGGTAATTTATAACGGTATTAACTTACAACAATACATTACAACTCCAGAAACTTCTACTCTAGACGAATACGGTATTGATAAAAATAAACCTTATGTCCTTTTTGTAGGTAGAATAACAAGACAAAAAGGAATTATTCATTTAGTGAATGCCATAAAATATATAGACCCAGACACACAAATAGTATTATGTGCTGGTGCTCCGGATACACCTGAAATTGGTAAAGAAATGAAAGATGCCGTTAACGAGGTTAAAAAAACTCGTAAAAACGTTATTTGGATTGACAAAATGGTTACCAAAGAAGAAATAATTCAATTATATTCTCATGCTGATGTATTTTGTTGCCCTTCCATCTATGAACCCTTTGGTATTATAAATATTGAAGCAATGGCATGTAACACCGCTGTTGTTGCCAGTGCAGTTGGCGGTATTAAAGAAGTTGTTGTTCATAGAGAAACTGGTTTACTTATACCGGTAGAACAACAAGACTCGGCACCATTTGAACCTATAGACCCAAATAAATTTGCTAAAGATTTAGCTGATGGAGTTAATGAGGTAATTAACAATCCTGAATTAAGGGAGTCTATGTCCCAAAAAGGTAGAAAAAGAGTAGAAGAACATTTTGATTGGATATCGATAGCAAAACAAGTAGAAGAATTATATAAATCAGTAAAAAAATAAGCAATGATAAACGATAAAGTACTAGGAATTATTTTAGGAGGAGGACAAGGCTCTAGATTATATCCGTTAACAAAAGATAGATCTAAACCTGCTGTACCTATTGCTGGTAAATATAGATTAGTCGATATTCCCATTTCTAATTGTATCAATTCTGATATAAAAAGGATGTACGTATTAACTCAATTTAATTCTGCCTCTTTAAATGCACATATTAAAAACACCTATCACTTTAGCTTTTTTAGTTCTGCCTTTGTTGATGTATTAGCTGCTGAACAAACGATACATAGTGATAAATGGTTTCAAGGTACCGCTGATGCTGTAAGACAAAGTATGCTCCATTTCTTGGAGAATGATTTTGAATATGCCCTAATTCTTTCTGGTGACCAATTATATCAAATGGATTTTAACGATATGATTAAAAAACATGAAGAAAGTGGCGCAGAAATTTCTATTGCTACTTATCCTGTTAATGCTAAAGATGCTACACAATTTGGTTTATTAAAAACTAATAACGAAAATATAATTACTTCTTTCATAGAAAAACCAGCTGCTGAATTATTGCCAGATTGGACTTCTGATGTTAGTGATGAAATGAAATCGCAAGGTAGAGATTACTTAGCTTCTATGGGAATCTATATCTTTAATAGAGATTTATTAGTTGAATTGATGAAAAATCCAGATACCAATGATTTTGGTAAAGAAATTATTCCACAAGCCATAGAAACACATAAAACATTAAGTTATCAATATGAAGGGTACTGGACTGATATTGGAAATATTGACTCGTTCTTTGAAGCTAATTTAGGATTAACAGATGACGTTCCTAAATTTAATTTATATGATGAGAAAGGAATATACACTAGACCAAGAATATTACCAACTTCTAAAATTGCAGGTTCTATTTTAAATAAAGCTGTAATTGGAGATGGATGTATTATTCATGCAGAAAAAATAGAAAGGTCTGTGATTGGTATTCGTTCTAGAATTGGTAAAAATTCTTTAATATCTAACACCTATATGATGGGGAATGATTCTTATGAAACTTTGAGTGAAGTTTCTGAAAACCATATTGAAATTATGATGGGAATTGGAGAAAGATGCTACATACATAACTGTATTATAGATAAAAATTGTAGAATTGGTGATGATGTTAGAATTAACGGTGGACCGCATATAGCAAATATAGAAACAGATACTTATATGGTTAAAGAGGGAATTGTAGTTATTAAAAAAGATGCTACTATACCAAAAGGAACCAACATCGGATAACATAATTTTTTACTTTTTTATTATTTAAATGAACCAAATTAATGCAAAATCAAAGTAGAATTGTAGTAGAAAATATTGCTCCACAATTAAATAGTGGACAAGTTAGTATTAAACGTGTTGTAGATGAAATTGTACATGTAACTGCAGACGTATTAGTGGACGGTCATGATGTACTTCAGGCTAATTTATTATTCAAACATGAAAAGGATAATAAATGGACAGAGCTTAGAATGACACCAACTTCTAATGATGAATACACAGCCTGTTTTCATACAATAAAACAGGGTTCTTATTCTTATAAAGTAGAAGGTTGGGTAGACTATGCCTTAAACTGGCAACATGGCTTAGAAAGAAAAATTGATGACACTCAACATGTAAATTCAGAACTTTTAGAAGGGGCAGAACTATTACTTGCAATTACAGATAAAGTAACTCCCGAAGAAAAAGACTATTTATTACATTTAATATTTATCTTTAAAAACACTAAAAACTATACAGAAGCCATTAAGGAAGCTAGTTCAGAAAGGTTAACATCAATTTTAAAAAAATATCCAGAGAAAATTTTAACAGAAACTTCTCAAGAATACAACGTTTACGTAGATAGAAAAAAGGCGAGATTTAGTACTTGGTATGAGTTCTTTCCACGTTCTGCTGCAGAGCAAGAAGGACAACACGGTACTTTTAATGATTGTCACAGAATATTACCAAGAGTTGCCCAAATGGGGTTTGATACCTTATACTTCCCTCCTGTTCATCCTATCGGAGAAGTAAATAGAAAAGGAAAGAACAACACCACTGTTGCACAAGATGGAGATGTTGGTTCTACTTGGGGAATTGGTTCTAAACATGGTGGTCATAAAGATCTGCATCCACAATTAGGTTCTTTAGAGGACTTTAAAAACTTAGTTACAAAAGCAAAGGAGTTAGGTATAGAAGTTGCTATGGATTACGCATTACAAGCTGCACCAGATCATCCATGGGTAACAGAACATCCAGATTGGTTTAAATGGAGACCAGATGGTACGGTACAATATGCCGAGAATCCTCCTAAAAAATATCAAGATATTCTTCCTATTTATTGGGAAAGTAAAGATTTTAAAAATCTTTGGCAAGAATGTTTATACACCTTATTATATTGGATAGATTGTGGAATTAATGTTTTTAGAGTTGATAACCCACATACAAAACCTTACTTCTTTTGGGGTTGGGTTATTGCAGAAGTAAAAAAACAGCATCCTGATGTATTATTTTTAGCAGAAGCATTTACCAGACCAAAGGTTATGCAACAATTGGCTAAACAAGGCTACACGCAATCTTACACTTATTTTACTTGGAGAGATTCTAAACATGAACTTATTGAGTATGTAAACGAACTAACCAAAACGGATCAAAAAGAATATATGCGACCTAATTTCTGGCCAAATACACCAGATATTAATCCATTTCATTTGCAAGGAGCTCCAGAAAGTAAATACATACAACGCTATGTTTTGGCAGCAACCTTAAGTTCTAATATTGGTATTTATGGCCCTGTCTTTGAACAAATGATTAGTGATCCAATTCCTGGAAAGGAAGAATATAATATGTCAGAGAAATTTCAACTTTGTCATTACGATTGGTTTAAACAAAATAAAGTAACCACTTTAATTTCTAAAATTAATCATATAAGAAAAGAGCACGAATCGTATCAACAAACAAACAATATCAAATTTGTAGAAACTGGTAATGATCAAATTATTGCATTCTATAAATGGAATGATACTAGAAGTAATGAAACATTGACAATTATAAGTTTAGATGCTTATAATTCTCAATCAGGCTCAATACAATTGCCCCTTCATGACCTAAAAATTAATAATGGCCAGAAAGTGGAAGTACAAGATTTGGTAACAAGAAATTGCTATGATTGGTATAGTGAATGGAATTATGTAGAGCTACATGCAACACTTCCATTCCACATTTTTAAAATCAACAAGTAATTATAAAAAATACCAAACAAAACAATATTATAAAAGATAACTTATGGCGCAAACAAAAGTACACAGTCTTTTTACTGAATTTGATATTAGCCTATTTAAGGCCGGAAAACATTATCGTTTATACGAAAAATTTGGCTCACACATTACTACTGTAGACGGTATAAAAGGAACTTATTTTGCAGTTTGGGCACCAAGTGCTAAATCGGTATCCGTTATTGGAGATTTTAATTTCTGGTTAGAAAGAGAACATCACTTAAATGTACGTTGGGACGGAAGTGGTATTTGGGAAGGTTTTATACCAGATATTGGTAAAGGAACTATTTATAAATACAAAATAAGAAGTGCAAATAACAATGTAACCACAGAAAAAGCAGATCCTTTTGCAAGAAGATGTGAACATCCGCCAAAAACAGCATCAGAAGTTTGGGAAGATGATTACTCTTGGAATGACAAAAAATGGATGAAAAATAGAAAGAAAAACAACGCACTAGATGCTCCTTTTTCTGTTTATGAAGTTCATTTAGGTTCTTGGAAAAAACAAATTGAAGAAGGTCGTTTTTTAAGTTATAGAGAATTGGCCGATGAATTAGTGGATTATGTTGCGGAAATGAATTTTACACATGTAGAGTTTATGCCAATAATGGAATATCCGTACGACCCAAGTTGGGGATATCAATTAACAGGATATTTTGCACCAACATCTCGTTTTGGATATCCTGATGAATTTAAATATTTAGTGGATAAATTTCACGAAAAAGGAGTTGGAGTATTATTAGACTGGGTACCTTCACACTTCCCTTCAGACGATCATGGATTAGGATTCTTTGATGGATCTCATTTATACGAGCATCCAGATAGAAGAAAAGGGTATCATCAAGATTGGAAAAGTTTAATTTTCAATTATGGTAGAAACGAAATAAAAGCCTTTTTAATAAGTAACGCCATCTTTTGGTTAGACCAATACCATGCAGATGGTTTAAGAGTAGATGCTGTAGCTTCTATGTTGTTTTTAGACTATTCTAGAGAAGAAGGAGAATGGGAACCTAATGAATTTGGTGGTAGAGAAAATTTAGATGCAATTAACTTTATCAAAGAGATGAATACGGCTGTATATGAGGCTTTTCCTGATGTACAAACTATTGCAGAAGAATCTACTTCTTTTCCAAAAGTATCAAAACCAATTTACGATGGTGGTTTAGGATTTGGAATGAAATGGATGATGGGTTGGATGCATGACACCTTAGATTATTTTGCAAAAGAGCCTATCTACAGAAAACATCATCAAAATGAATTAACCTTCAGTTTAAATTACGCTTTTACAGAGAACTTTATGTTGCCTTTATCTCATGATGAAGTTGTGTATGGTAAAAAATCTATTGTAAATAAAATGCCTGGTGATGAATGGCAAAAATTTGCTAATTTAAGAATGCTATACAGTTTGATGTTTACACACCCTGGAACTAAATTATTATTTCAAGGTGGTGAGTTTGGACAAACTTCTGAATGGAATTTTAATGGTAGTTTAGATTGGCATTTATTAGATTACGATGTACATAAAGGAGCTCAAAATTTAGTAAAAGACTTAAATAAATTATATCAAAAAGAACCTGCATTACATGAAAAGCAATTTTCTCATGAAGGTTTTGAATGGATAGATCATGGAGATCATGAAAATTCTGTGATGTCTTATATTAGAAAAGGAGTAAGCGAAAAAGATAATGTCATCGTTATTTTAAATTTAACACCAGTTCCAAGAGAAAATTATAGAATAGGATTACCAAAAACAGGAACCTTAAAAGAAATTTTTAATAGTGATGCTGTAAAATATAGCGGAACAGGAAACTTTAATAATAAAAAATTAACCTCAGAAAAGAAAGAATGGAATAATAGAAAACATTCTATTGAATTAGATTTACCTCCACTAGGAATGATCGCATTTAAATACAAATAAGTATAGATCCTCTTTTTCACATTCTTTGTTTTGATAAAAAAGAGGGTTCATTTTTTTATAAATCACAAAAAAAGAAGTCATTTTTAAGACTTCAAAAAATCTTTCAATAATATTCGAAAGAAATCGTATTCTGTTTACTTTTAAATAAATAAACAATATTTTTACCCCTTAAATAGACAAATACACTATCGTTTAAAAAAGGTGTTAAACCATGTTCTTACATACTTTTTCACGATTTTTACACGTTTAATAAACAACCAAAATTATGATTGTTAATACAGAGTTAGAACAAAAAGGAAATTTATTTCCTTCTGAAATTGTGAGCTACAAGAAAGATGTAGACACCTTATATTTTACCACAAAGAACAACGTAATATTACAACTTACTGTAGTTAGAGACAGTGTTATAAGATTTAGATATGCTACTACTGGTAAATTTGAAAATGATTTTTCTTATGGAGTAACCATACATGCTTCTAGAGGATATGATTTTTTAGACGTTACCGAAAATGAAACTCATTACATCGTTACAACATCAAAATTAATCTGTAAGGTAGAAAAAAGTAGCTTACAAGTTAAACTTTTTGATGCAATCGATTTAAAACTAATTAACGAAGATGAAATTGGTTTTCATTGGGAAGAAAGCTATGAATATGGTGGTGACATTGTAAAAATGAGTAAAACTTGCCAGAGAGCAGAAAGTTTTTATGGTTTAGGTGATAAACCTGTGGACGTAAACTTAAAAGGAAAACGTTTTGAAAACTGGGCTACAGATTCTTATGCTTTTGGTAAAGATACAGATCCTATTTACAAAGCAATTCCTTTTTATACTGCTATTCAAGGAGGTAAATCTTATGGAATTTTCTTTGATAACACTTTTAAATCACATTTCGATTTTGCACATGAAAGAAGAAATGTAGCTAGTTTTTGGGCACAAGGAGGTGAAATGAATTACTATTTTATCTACGGTCCACAAATGGAAGATGTTGTTAAAAATTATACAGACTTAACAGGAAAGCCACATACGTTGCCTCCATTATGGGCTTTAGGATTTCATCAATGTAAATGGAGTTATTACCCAGAAACAACCGTAAAAGAAGTTACCAAAACATTTAGAGATTTAAAAATCCCTTGTGATGCTATTTATTTAGACATCGATTATATGGAAGGATTCCGTTGTTTTACTTGGGATAAAAAACATTTTCCTGATCCAAAAAGAATGGTTAAGGAACTAGAAGACGATGGTTTTAAAACCGTAGTAATTATAGATCCAGGAATTAAAATAGATTTAGAATACGATGTTTTTAAAGAAGCATTAGATAAAGATTATTTCTGTAAACGTGCAGATGGACCTTATATGAAAGGTAAAGTTTGGCCTGGTGAATGTTATTTTCCAGATTATACAAAACCAGAAGTTAGAGAATGGTGGTCTGGATTGTTTAAAGAATTAATTGAAGATATTGGTGTAAAAGGTGTGTGGAATGATATGAACGAACCTGCTGTAATGGACGTTCCTAACAAATCTTTTCCAGATGATGTTCGTCATGATTATGATGGAAATCCTTGTTCTCATAGAAAAGCACACAATATTTATGGAACTCAAATGGCACGTGCTACCTACCATGGTTTAAAGAAATATGCATATCCAAAAAGACCTTTTGTAATTACAAGATCTGCGTATTCTGGAGCACAGCGTTATACTTCTACTTGGATGGGAGACAATGTTGCTACTTGGGAACATTTAGCAATTGCTAATAACCAAGCACAAAGAATGGCAATGTCTGGTTTTTCTTTTGCAGGATCTGATATTGGTGGATTTGCAGAGCAACCACAGGGCGAGTTGTTTGCACGTTGGATTCAACTAGGTGTATTTCATGCCTTTTGTAGAGTACACTCTTCTGGAGATCATGGAGATCAAGAACCTTGGGTTTTTGGAGATGAAATTACAGACATTGTAAGAAAATTCGTTGAAATTAGATACCAACTATTACCTTATTTATATACTGCATTTTGGAAATATATAAATGACGGAACACCAATCTTAAAGTCATTAGTATTATACGATCAAGAAGATACGGCTACACACCATAGAAGTGATGAATTTGTTTATGGAGAACAAATTTTAATTTGCCCAATACTAGAACCTAATGCTAAGGGAAGAAGAATGTATGTTCCTAGAGGTAACTGGTATAACTTTTGGACAGACGAACTTGTAGAAGGAGGAAAAGAAATGTGGGTAGAAGCAGATATTGACAGCATGCCAATATTTATTAAAGAAGGAGCAATTATACCTAAATACCCTGTACAACAACACGTAGAAGAAAAAGAATTTGATGAAATTACTTTAGATCTATATTATAAAGAAGGTAAGGAATCGTCACAATTATATGATGACGCCCATGATGGATATGATTATAAAAAAGGAAGGTTTAGTTTACGTACTTTTAAAGTAACAGGTAAAAAAGAAGAGTTAATTATACAACAACACAAACAAGGAGATTTTAATGCAGGTTATACCAAGTTTAATATTGTATTCCATAATTTACCTTTCGAAATTACCTCTATTGAAATAGATAACGTAATTACACCTTTAAATGAAGCTAATCTTGATGGAAATCAATCTATACTTATAGATAAAGAGTTTACTCAATTACATTTAATAGGAAAATAATTTTTTATTCTAACTGTTTTCAGTGAGAACACTCACTGAAAACAGTGAACTAAAAAACCCCATAAATGGGTATTGTGAGGGTTGTATTACTAGCATACATTTGTAGTATAGTAATCTTTCCCCCAAGCAACGCATAAATTGTTTAAGATTTCTTAATTATTTGAATAACGCAAAAAGCGATTAACAGTTGTCTAAACTTTAATCGCTTTTTTTATGCTCTAAATTTAATATTGAAAATAAAAAAAACCTCAAAACATAGTTTTGAGGGTTTTACTTTTATAAATAAGGCAAACTAGATTCCGTCTCCTAATCCTTTTAATTTTTGTGTATTTTCAGCAAGCATTAATTCATCAATAATTTTCTGAATATCACCATTTAAAATATTTGGTAAATCATATAATGATAATCCAATTCTATGATCTGTAACTCTACCTTGTGCATAATTGTAAGTTCTAATCTTAGCACTTCTATCTCCAGAAGAAACCATAGAACCACGCTTTAAAGCATCTTCTGCATTTTTCTTTGCCAACTCCATATCATACAAACGAGAACGTAGTACTTTAAAAGCTTTCTCTTTATTTTTATGCTGTGATTTTTGATCTTGACATTGTGCAACCAAACCAGTTGGAAGGTGGGTTAAACGCA
Encoded here:
- the glgA gene encoding glycogen synthase, translated to MKALFYTREFPPYVYGGAGVHVEYLATELAKLMHVDVRCFGDQNDTVNNPTVKGFPYENPIFDNSDDKLKAIFQTLSTGLHMNAEPIDADVIHCHTWYSHFAGIVAKLCYGIPLVITTHSLEPLRPWKREQLGRGYDASSWIEKTAIEMADALIAVSKETKEDVLKHFNVDESKIKVIYNGINLQQYITTPETSTLDEYGIDKNKPYVLFVGRITRQKGIIHLVNAIKYIDPDTQIVLCAGAPDTPEIGKEMKDAVNEVKKTRKNVIWIDKMVTKEEIIQLYSHADVFCCPSIYEPFGIINIEAMACNTAVVASAVGGIKEVVVHRETGLLIPVEQQDSAPFEPIDPNKFAKDLADGVNEVINNPELRESMSQKGRKRVEEHFDWISIAKQVEELYKSVKK
- a CDS encoding alpha-1,4-glucan--maltose-1-phosphate maltosyltransferase translates to MQNQSRIVVENIAPQLNSGQVSIKRVVDEIVHVTADVLVDGHDVLQANLLFKHEKDNKWTELRMTPTSNDEYTACFHTIKQGSYSYKVEGWVDYALNWQHGLERKIDDTQHVNSELLEGAELLLAITDKVTPEEKDYLLHLIFIFKNTKNYTEAIKEASSERLTSILKKYPEKILTETSQEYNVYVDRKKARFSTWYEFFPRSAAEQEGQHGTFNDCHRILPRVAQMGFDTLYFPPVHPIGEVNRKGKNNTTVAQDGDVGSTWGIGSKHGGHKDLHPQLGSLEDFKNLVTKAKELGIEVAMDYALQAAPDHPWVTEHPDWFKWRPDGTVQYAENPPKKYQDILPIYWESKDFKNLWQECLYTLLYWIDCGINVFRVDNPHTKPYFFWGWVIAEVKKQHPDVLFLAEAFTRPKVMQQLAKQGYTQSYTYFTWRDSKHELIEYVNELTKTDQKEYMRPNFWPNTPDINPFHLQGAPESKYIQRYVLAATLSSNIGIYGPVFEQMISDPIPGKEEYNMSEKFQLCHYDWFKQNKVTTLISKINHIRKEHESYQQTNNIKFVETGNDQIIAFYKWNDTRSNETLTIISLDAYNSQSGSIQLPLHDLKINNGQKVEVQDLVTRNCYDWYSEWNYVELHATLPFHIFKINK
- a CDS encoding glucose-1-phosphate adenylyltransferase; the protein is MINDKVLGIILGGGQGSRLYPLTKDRSKPAVPIAGKYRLVDIPISNCINSDIKRMYVLTQFNSASLNAHIKNTYHFSFFSSAFVDVLAAEQTIHSDKWFQGTADAVRQSMLHFLENDFEYALILSGDQLYQMDFNDMIKKHEESGAEISIATYPVNAKDATQFGLLKTNNENIITSFIEKPAAELLPDWTSDVSDEMKSQGRDYLASMGIYIFNRDLLVELMKNPDTNDFGKEIIPQAIETHKTLSYQYEGYWTDIGNIDSFFEANLGLTDDVPKFNLYDEKGIYTRPRILPTSKIAGSILNKAVIGDGCIIHAEKIERSVIGIRSRIGKNSLISNTYMMGNDSYETLSEVSENHIEIMMGIGERCYIHNCIIDKNCRIGDDVRINGGPHIANIETDTYMVKEGIVVIKKDATIPKGTNIG
- the glgB gene encoding 1,4-alpha-glucan branching protein GlgB, whose amino-acid sequence is MAQTKVHSLFTEFDISLFKAGKHYRLYEKFGSHITTVDGIKGTYFAVWAPSAKSVSVIGDFNFWLEREHHLNVRWDGSGIWEGFIPDIGKGTIYKYKIRSANNNVTTEKADPFARRCEHPPKTASEVWEDDYSWNDKKWMKNRKKNNALDAPFSVYEVHLGSWKKQIEEGRFLSYRELADELVDYVAEMNFTHVEFMPIMEYPYDPSWGYQLTGYFAPTSRFGYPDEFKYLVDKFHEKGVGVLLDWVPSHFPSDDHGLGFFDGSHLYEHPDRRKGYHQDWKSLIFNYGRNEIKAFLISNAIFWLDQYHADGLRVDAVASMLFLDYSREEGEWEPNEFGGRENLDAINFIKEMNTAVYEAFPDVQTIAEESTSFPKVSKPIYDGGLGFGMKWMMGWMHDTLDYFAKEPIYRKHHQNELTFSLNYAFTENFMLPLSHDEVVYGKKSIVNKMPGDEWQKFANLRMLYSLMFTHPGTKLLFQGGEFGQTSEWNFNGSLDWHLLDYDVHKGAQNLVKDLNKLYQKEPALHEKQFSHEGFEWIDHGDHENSVMSYIRKGVSEKDNVIVILNLTPVPRENYRIGLPKTGTLKEIFNSDAVKYSGTGNFNNKKLTSEKKEWNNRKHSIELDLPPLGMIAFKYK
- a CDS encoding glycoside hydrolase family 31 protein encodes the protein MIVNTELEQKGNLFPSEIVSYKKDVDTLYFTTKNNVILQLTVVRDSVIRFRYATTGKFENDFSYGVTIHASRGYDFLDVTENETHYIVTTSKLICKVEKSSLQVKLFDAIDLKLINEDEIGFHWEESYEYGGDIVKMSKTCQRAESFYGLGDKPVDVNLKGKRFENWATDSYAFGKDTDPIYKAIPFYTAIQGGKSYGIFFDNTFKSHFDFAHERRNVASFWAQGGEMNYYFIYGPQMEDVVKNYTDLTGKPHTLPPLWALGFHQCKWSYYPETTVKEVTKTFRDLKIPCDAIYLDIDYMEGFRCFTWDKKHFPDPKRMVKELEDDGFKTVVIIDPGIKIDLEYDVFKEALDKDYFCKRADGPYMKGKVWPGECYFPDYTKPEVREWWSGLFKELIEDIGVKGVWNDMNEPAVMDVPNKSFPDDVRHDYDGNPCSHRKAHNIYGTQMARATYHGLKKYAYPKRPFVITRSAYSGAQRYTSTWMGDNVATWEHLAIANNQAQRMAMSGFSFAGSDIGGFAEQPQGELFARWIQLGVFHAFCRVHSSGDHGDQEPWVFGDEITDIVRKFVEIRYQLLPYLYTAFWKYINDGTPILKSLVLYDQEDTATHHRSDEFVYGEQILICPILEPNAKGRRMYVPRGNWYNFWTDELVEGGKEMWVEADIDSMPIFIKEGAIIPKYPVQQHVEEKEFDEITLDLYYKEGKESSQLYDDAHDGYDYKKGRFSLRTFKVTGKKEELIIQQHKQGDFNAGYTKFNIVFHNLPFEITSIEIDNVITPLNEANLDGNQSILIDKEFTQLHLIGK